In the Telopea speciosissima isolate NSW1024214 ecotype Mountain lineage chromosome 2, Tspe_v1, whole genome shotgun sequence genome, one interval contains:
- the LOC122651927 gene encoding probable protein S-acyltransferase 19, whose translation MVRRHGWQLPAHTFQVVAITVFCLLVVAFYAFFAPFLGGHVWEYAAIATYTPAALLVFILYVRSTAINPADPGIMSKFDGVLTNKPNINLGLSGGKVPVNFDEVGTGVHSSPSSASRSSITADYSKKGSLRESEMMEIPGGLAGRRSSDCFSIGGLCCAIFVHEDCSKRGGSSEQQATGEDALFCTLCNAEVRKFSKHCRSCDKCVDGFDHHCRWLNNCVGRKNYVTFICLMATSLIWLVIEAGVGIAVFVRCFVDKRNMENQIIERLGNGFSRAPFAAVVAVCSVVSLLACLPLGELFFFHIILIRKGITTYEYVVAMRAMSEAPAGASVDEEMPNIVYSPTGSATTGLSGGSSLGLQYKGAWCTPPRVFVDYQDEIIPHLEPGMVPSTVDPDAAGFAERGNKSKRPVKISAWKLAKLDSNEAMRVAAKARASSSVLRPVENRRLPDTDISSSGNISGRSSMSADMGLNKDTKSDVRLSPLRNSYAPSHGSRDEYETGTQSVSSFSSPSHIHESVTLSPLPQERPSGPFNPTSSVSRFAQERPSATTRASFPHTNLDNSVFNPNSSGFDDKIMQRSSTTDPLLLQAPPSSLLRDGKRTSVVWDQEAGRYISVPVSARTGESALEPRIRSSVQVGVANTRAETSNYSRRPTVPPTESSATAKAPVQRSEKLMYTGESIFFGGPLLSVPVKDGPRSEANPSLRPEQERVVSNWPREVRGGRPVASNQLPVFTPTGLERNPSSESG comes from the exons AACCCCGCCGACCCTGGAATTATGTCAAAATTTGATGGGGTTTTAACAAATAAGCCCAATATAAATCTGGGGTTATCAGGTGGGAAAGTGCCTGTTAATTTTGATGAAGTTGGAACTGGAGTGCATTCTTCTCCATCATCAGCTTCTAGAAGCTCCATAACAGCTGATTACAGTAAGAAAGGTTCACTTAGAGAATCTGAGATGATGGAGATTCCAGGAGGCCTTGCAGGTAGAAGATCTTCAGATTGCTTCAGCATTGGAGGACTCTGCTGTGCAATATTTGTACATGAAGATTGCTCAAAACGTGGAGGATCCAGTGAGCAACAAGCCACTGGGGAAGATGCTTTATTCTGCACGTTGTGCAATGCTGAG GTGCGCAAGTTCAGTAAACACTGTAGAAGTTGTGATAAATGTGTTGATGGATTTGATCACCACTGTCGG TGGCTTAACAATTGCGTGGGAAGAAAAAACTATGTAACTTTTATATGTCTTATGGCTACGAGTCTCATTTGG ctTGTAATTGAAGCTGGAGTTGGTATTGCTGTCTTTGTTCGTTGCTTCGTGGATAAAAGGAACATGGAGAACCAAATTATTGAGAGGCTTGGCAATGGTTTTTCTCGTGCCCCATTTGCAGCGGTTGTG GCTGTATGTTCGGTAGTTTCTTTGCTGGCTTGTCTTCCTCTGGGTGAACTTTTCTTCTTCCACATAATTCTTATCAGAAAG GGTATTACTACTTATGAGTATGTTGTAGCAATGAGGGCCATGAGTGAGGCACCTGCAGGGGCATCTGTAGATGAGGAAATGCCAAATATTGTCTATTCTCCAACAGGGTCTGCTACAACTGGGTTAAGTGGTGGAAGTTCTCTGGGTCTGCAGTACAAGGGTGCATGGTGTACGCCTCCAAGGGTATTTGTCGATTATCAG GATGAAATTATTCCTCACTTGGAACCTGGAATGGTACCATCAACTGTTGATCCAGATGCTGCCGGGTTTGCAGAAAGAGGGAACAAGTCAAAGAGGCCTGTCAAGATTAGTGCTTGGAAGCTTGCAAAGTTGGATTCAAATGAAGCAATGAGAGTGGCGGCTAAAGCTAGGGCATCTTCTTCTGTTCTCCGGCCAGTTGAAAACCGCCGTTTGCCTGACACTGATATCAGCTCCAGTGGAAATATTAGTGGCAGAAGTAGTATGAGCGCCGACATGGGACTAAACAAAGACACCAAGAGTGATGTAAGACTATCTCCTTTGAGGAATTCATATGCACCAAGTCACGGTAGCAGGGATGAATATGAAACTGGAACTCAAAGTGTGAGCAGCTTCAGCAGTCCAAGCCATATCCATGAGTCAGTCACCCTTAGTCCTCTCCCGCAAGAGCGCCCTTCTGGTCCTTTTAATCCCACAAGTTCAGTATCCCGCTTTGCTCAAGAGCGGCCTTCTGCTACTACTAGAGCATCTTTTCCCCATACCAATCTCGACAACTCAGTATTCAATCCTAATTCCTCAGGGTTTGATGACAAGATCATGCAAAGGAGTAGCACTACTGATCCCTTGCTGTTACAGGCTCcgccttcttctcttcttagaGATGGTAAAAGAACATCTGTTGTGTGGGACCAAGAGGCTGGTAGATATATTTCAGTCCCTGTATCAGCGAGGACTGGTGAATCTGCCCTCGAGCCCCGAATTAGATCTTCAGTGCAAGTTGGAGTTGCAAATACTCGTGCAGAAACAAGCAATTACAGTAGAAGACCTACTGTTCCACCCACAGAATCATCTGCTACAGCCAAGGCTCCTGTGCAGCGGTCAGAGAAATTGATGTACACAGGAGAGTCTATTTTCTTTGGTGGTCCTCTTTTGAGTGTCCCAGTTAAGGATGGTCCAAGAAGTGAAGCCAACCCTAGTTTGAGACCAGAACAAGAGAGGGTGGTATCCAACTGGCCCCGTGAAGTTAGAGGTGGAAGGCCTGTGGCTTCAAACCAGTTACCTGTGTTCACTCCAACAGGTTTAGAAAGAAATCCATCATCAGAGTCAGGGTAG
- the LOC122652201 gene encoding prosaposin-like: MNTRTVPLFFAFLVSLVYVDARHIFSDSGKLADTGVTSVQIQPVFRSSEGLSPELICLSCLEVSRKTVKAISDPLLPEKVSAFVNDACQILPSDMRVKCVEMLEMNINQAIVFLKDYFSEEKLCNSTGLCPTNANTFSLLIFGKDLRLSLDRDLLSKPAMNTRLLPKEQIASSMLQKFTNKISENKSCAACHAAIEDIRNDLEDPKMKIKVIRILLKACENVENNIKECKRMVLKYGPLILANLEKYLSNNDLCSMAHICKPMTGNTFKAMESFRPLIELPTSSKTDAISK; this comes from the exons ATGAATACGAGGACCGTACCTTTGTTCTTTGCCTTTCTTGTTTCATTGGTTTACGTGGATGCGAGGCACATATTCTCGGATTCTG GAAAATTAGCCGATACTGGTGTGACCTCTGTCCAAATCCAGCCTGTTTTCCGATCTTCCGAAGGGTTATCACCAGAGTTAATCTGTCTTTCATGCTTGGAAGTATCAAGAAAAACTGTGAAAGCCATAAGTGACCCATTGCTACCAGAGAAAGTTAGTGCATTTGTGAACGATGCATGTCAGATACTTCCTTCAGATATGCGAGTAAAG TGTGTTGAGATGTTAGAGATGAACATCAATCAAGCTATTGTGTTTCTTAAAGACTACTTCAGTGAAGAAAAGCTGTGCAACAGTACGGGGTTGTGCCCTACAAATGCCAATACCTTTTCATTGTTAATCTTTGGCAAGGATCTACGGTTATCTCTAGACCGCGATTTATTGAGTAAACCTGCAATGAACACCAGGCTTCTGCCTAAAGAGCAGATTGCCTCCTCTATGTTACAGAAGTTCACTAATAAG ATATCAGAGAACAAAAGCTGTGCTGCATGTCATGCTGCCATAGAAGATATACGTAATGACTTGGAGGATCCTAAGATGAAG ATTAAAGTAATTAGGATTCTTCTTAAGGCTTGTGAAAATGTTGAGAACAACATAAAAGAA TGCAAGAGAATGGTTCTGAAATATGGTCCTCTGATTTTGGCAAATCTTGAGAAATACCTAAGCAACAATGACTTGTGCAGCATGGCTCATATATGCAAACCCATGACTGGCAACACTTTCAAAGCCATGGAAAGTTTTCGTCCACTAATAGAGTTGCCAACCAGCTCGAAGACTGATGCGATTTCCAAATGA